In a single window of the Geotrypetes seraphini chromosome 11, aGeoSer1.1, whole genome shotgun sequence genome:
- the MRPS34 gene encoding 28S ribosomal protein S34, mitochondrial produces the protein MKPAMTNSIGIHTSKDLMAKLSPPISNQNPKFHLTSHISGEISRRLPAPLASHPGSFPSSLSSHGRFRSRGPSHRSSQLPLPYGREKGTADLTPCAATFPRHAMVRKKRLRLIAEMARKIRASRELENLPRDSQRFALDYESMTRPFTGKRLPAMAWRDVRRELRLFSLLCRQPSFGIGRVVTRKSWLEEFDEPCYWVISKVKVDYTAENMDHGKAWGILTFRGKTEADEKEVEQVMYHDWRMVPKHEEENFKIFTPVPEPEPLRYVPYPPLLRAMKLAQLQKEGKPDIQEPMIDLQRPTLVPKDYFINWNLKKNEEGTAV, from the exons ATGAAACCAGCCATGACTAACAGCATAGGGATCCACACATCAAAAGACCTCATGGCCAAACTATCTCCGCCTATCAGTAACCAAAACCCCAAATTTCACCTAACATCCCATATCTCAGGTGAAATCAGTCGCCGACTCCCCGCCCCCTTGGCGTCACATCCTGGTTCTTTCCCGTCTTCGCTTTCGAGTCACGGCCGTTTCCGGTCCCGAGGCCCGTCGCACAGAAGTTCCCAACTGCCGCTTCCTTACGGACGTGAAAAGGGGACCGCTGACCTCACTCCGTGCGCTGCCACTTTCCCCAGGCACGCGATGGTCCGTAAGAAGCGGCTGCGCCTGATCGCCGAGATGGCGCGGAAGATCCGGGCCTCCCGTGAGCTGGAGAACCTCCCGCGGGACTCGCAGCGCTTCGCGCTGGACTACGAGAGCATGACGCGGCCGTTCACGGGCAAGCGGCTGCCGGCGATGGCGTGGCGGGACGTGCGGCGGGAGCTACGCCTCTTCTCGCTGCTCTGCCGCCAGCCGTCTTTCGGCATTGGGCGCGTGGTGACCCGCAAGTCCTGGCTCGAGGAATTCGATGAGCCCTGCTATTGGGTCATCAGTAAGGTGAAGGTGGACTACACGGCCGAG AATATGGATCATGGAAAAGCCTGGGGCATCCTGACTTTCCGAG GCAAGACTGAGGCAGACGAAAAGGAAGTCGAACAGGTCATGTACCATGACTGGCGGATGGTGCCAAAACATGAAGAGGAGAACTTCAAGATCTTCACTCCAGTACCTGAGCCTGAGCCTCTGCGTTATGTGCCATATCCACCTCTTCTTCGTGCCATGAAGCTAGCACAGTTGCAAAAAGAAGGGAAACCAGACATCCAGGAACCCATGATTGATTTGCAGAGGCCCACCCTCGTTCCTAAGGACTACTTTATAAATTGGAATCTCAAGAAAAATGAAGAAGGAACGGCAGTATAA